The genomic segment TGTCTTATAGACTATGAAAGAGATATGTGAAAACACCTTAAAAACTGCTAAGTTCTATATAAGttgctgttttaattactgtaataACATAAATTAAGCAGGAACTGGATCCAGTTCATGAATAAAATACTCTCAGCAATGTTGTCGTTGTCTTACTGGTAATTTTCAGCCTTATTCTCCAAAGATGATAAGAAACCTGATTCTGCCTGTCACAGTGTACTTGGGTGACAAGCTTTGAGTACAGTTTCATGTTGCCAACTCCCCTCAGGTCCAGCATTCCCAGAGGTGACTGCCACCACCTCCAAGGGAATGCCTGCAGCACTAATACAGCTTTACCTGCTGTTGGAAATCAGAAAAGGCTACGCGGCCATGAGCAAAGAACTCTAGCCCATCCAAAGTAGCTTTCTGGGTCTCTGTAATAGAACTATTCTTAGAATGCCCAAACCTCTCTCATCAGAGTCTCCCTGCACTGGCCTGCTGGGGGTCAGGGACACTTGAACCTGGCAGTACCACCATCTCACAGCCAGCCATTTAATTCATATCTTTGTGCCTCATGTTCAAGGGCATGTACTCCCATTGGGTTCACATGTCTCTCAGTGAATCACCCTCTTTCTTTCCCAAAACTCATGCCTCAGCTTCCTGATTAAGGGTTACCTCCCACCCTGAGGTTGGTTTTCCAATCTGTCTGTTCTGAGTCAGGCAGTTCTCCCTTCCCACCTCACCTCTCCACCAAGTTCCAGGGATTGTTGCCTCAACACACATCACTGGTGTGGGAGTGTCAGGTCCATGGGTGATGTCATTTGTTTGTAAACAATTTCCACAAATCACCTCCCACTGGAAACTACAGAGTCTAAGAGATGGAAACAGGGCCCCTCCCATCTAGAGTGGGACTGCCTTTCAGAGCCTCCCTGACAGGGGTCATTGAGTCTCAACTTTAAATAATCTGGATGAATCAATGAAGCATTTCTGACCTTGCCTCTAAGCAAATAACTTGGGCGGGTGGATGCCGTGACAGAGTTTACCAGTCACTGGGTCATGGATGGAGCAGCAGCCAAGAAGCCAAGCTTCAATTTTCTAAGAGGCTGGGTGTGTCTGCAGAGGCCAGAGTGTGATGGTGATTTCTAAAGCAGGAGAATATGACACCTTGAGTCTGAGAAGATGGACTTTGAAGTCAGACAGACCCCAACTCAAATCTCATCACCCTCACTCACCATTTGGGGGCCTGGGACTTTCACTAGCTGTGCAGTTTTGGCCACTGAAACTGATCCCCAGTTTCATCATCACCTAAAAAATAGGGAACTTCATGTCTATATATTGAGATTATTGTGAAGatttaaattagataatatatGTAACACAACTAACCTTGTGGCCAAGGAAGCATGAGAACAGAGTGCATGCCCAACAGATGGTAACTATTGTCACTATTATTAACACCGTTATTATCGCCTCGTCCCTTGTGAGCCCAGCAGACACTGCTACAGAGGACACTGTTGTGTTTCCTCTTCCTGAAATGACTGAATGAGGTCTGTGCCTGCAGGATGGGGTTTCGGAGCTACTCAGGATGGCTCCATCACAACCATCACCTCTAGAGAACGACATTCCCACATTTCCATGCCCGGCACTTTTCATCCTGCAGGGTCCCGAAAACCCATGGCTCCCTGTTGGACCTCAGCTGCATGACTGAGGCTTGGAGGAGGAGATTCGCAGTCTCTTGGAACAGCCACCTGGCAAAGCAGTTGGCTAGTGATCCTCTGTACCAAAAGTTAAGTCTCAGCTCACCTGATTCCAAAGCCCCTTAAGAACTGCATATCCAAACTTTTGCCCCACAGCTGCCTGTGCCTGATGGATAGGCGAGTGAGCACCTCCATGGAGCAAGGCTCTGGAAGGCTTCCCAGGACCAAGCAGAGCAGTTAGGAGCATAAGTCCTGGCTTGTCCATCTTGCattggctgagtgactttcaaccAGCTCCTTAACCtcagtttctcttctgtaaaatggggctaacaaCACCTACCTCTTTGAGTCACCGTGAGATGATGCATGTCCCATAAAGCCCTCAGAACACTGCCTGGCTCCATATGTGACTCCTGCTATCAAGATTAAGTACCAGAAAGCCACTCTTATGCAGGCATGAATTTCAGTTTCCCGCCATTTACAAATCTGCCAAGCCAGAGCTGAGCGGAGAGGATGAAGTAACAGAACACGATGATAAATACACAAACGAAAGAATAACAAAGGGAGTGTTCTCAGGAGGTAGAAGCTTTATTATGACATGTCTTCAAACAACAATCAAATCTGTAAGCATTTATTGAGCGCCAACTGTGTGCAGGCCCTTGCAGACAGTAAAGTCCACCCACGGCTTTCAGGTTCCCAAGGAGAAAAAGCACACGTGGGTCAGAGGGCTTTGTGAGGCTGAATACAGATAGAGTGGGTGTCCGAACATCCAAGAGCAGTTAGCTTTGCGGGGAGGCAAACTCTGAGGCCCCGCCTCGCAGGGGAGCGCGGTACGGAGGGGCACAGGCGCGGGGTGGGAGCAGCTCTCGCGAGGGTTTGGGAGTGGCCTCAGCATCCGCAGCAGCCGGAGGAGCTGGAGTACTGGGACCTCTGGCTGCTGCCTCCGCAGCAGCCGCAGCCGCGTCTACCCTGCCGGCGGCGCCTCCTGGGGAAGCAGCAGCAACCGACGGAGCTGGAGCCGCCGCAGCCACAGTCGCCGCAGCCACAGTCGCCGCAGCAGCCGGAGTCCCCGCTGGAGCCGCAGCAGCCGTTGCCGCAGCACCCGTTGCCGCAGCACCCAGAGCTGCAGGAGGAGGTGTCGGGCTCCGGGGCGGGGCAAGGGGCGGGACAAGGGGTGGGGCCCTGCGAAGAGCCCCTGGGAGAGCCTTTGGCGCTCTGCTGAGAGGACATCGTCAAGGAGAACCTGAAAGAGAAGTAGCTTTTCATATGCGAGTTCTGTGTCTTTCCAAACAGGGCTTTTGAGATGTGACTTTGTGAGCACGTGAGCCTGGCCTAATGCCaggaaggaaaacacacacacacacacacacacacacacacaccaagaaaaagggaaagcaaaggaaaactcCAAACAGGTATTTCAGTGAGTGAGTTCCCCTGAGTTAAAACCTGCCTAGAGTAGCCACAGCCTATGAAAAGAAATCAATGGGTACCCATTTTCTCCGACTAGAGTAAGGACCACCCAAGTTCTTACTTTTACAGTAGAA from the Bos javanicus breed banteng chromosome 3, ARS-OSU_banteng_1.0, whole genome shotgun sequence genome contains:
- the CRCT1 gene encoding cysteine-rich C-terminal protein 1, yielding MSSQQSAKGSPRGSSQGPTPCPAPCPAPEPDTSSCSSGCCGNGCCGNGCCGSSGDSGCCGDCGCGDCGCGGSSSVGCCCFPRRRRRQGRRGCGCCGGSSQRSQYSSSSGCCGC